CCAGCGCGGTCAGGCCGAGCAGGCCGATGGGCCGGGCGGTCCGCATCGGCTCGACCGCGGCGACCGGCTCGGCCGCCGGTGCGGTGATGGGGCTGTCCAGGTCCTGGACCGGGGCCGCCGCGGCGGCCGGTGTGGTGGCGTCGGCGGTGGTCACGCCGGTCACCGAGGCACGATCGGCGGGGACCAGGGCCTTGCGCTCGCCGGGGGGCATACCGGCGAAGGGTGGGGCGCCTGCTGTGGTCGTACGCAAATCCTTGTTCTTGATCTTTTGGGATGTGCTGTCGCGTGGCGTGGTGGCGGTCGTGTCGGCGGCGGCTCGGGTGGCCGGTTGGCGCGTGTCGGTCCGGCGCCGGGCGGCATCGGCCGAGTGGCGCATCGGGCGGGACCGGGTGTCCGGCACGGCCGAGCCGGTGGCCGAGGAGAGGCTCGAGGAGCCGGCGACGATCGACGGCACGGAGGTGGCGCCGGAGTCGCCGGGGGCCGGGTCCGGCAGCGTGGCGGAGGCCGACGGGACCGCGGTGACCAGCATCGGGACCGGGTCTTCGGGGTCGGCGCAGTCCGGAGTCAGCACGACCGGCGTGGTGCCGCGCCGGAAGACGACCTCGGCGGCGCCGTCGTCCGGGATGACGCCCTTCCGCGCGCCGGCCAGTTCCAGCCGGGCGTCGTGGCCGGTCCGGTTGATCACGTGCAGGGTGCTCTCGGCGGGCACCGTCAGCTTTTCCACGCTGGGCTTGGAATCGCAGCTCAAGCCCAGCATGCCGCCGCCGAAGGTGACCCGGCGATCGCCCGGCTGGAGCTGGTCGGCGCTCGCCGTGCCGGTGGCGATCAGCGGCACACCGAAGATCAAACCGCTGGCCACCAGGGCTGCCACCCGGTTGCGGAACTGCCGCGACATGCACTACTCCCCAGTTCGCCGCCGGTCACGACCGGCAATCGGTCAAACGTGATCGATGGGGCTAACGAGGCGCGGCGGAGGCCGGTGACGCTCCCGGAAAAGTGTCGGTGGCGCGTCGTAGGCTCGGTCCATGCGCATCGGAGCCCACGTCGATTCCGCCGACCCGCTGGCCGAGGCAGCCGCTCGCGGCGCCGAGGCGGTGCAGTTCTTCCTGTCCGACCCACAGAGCTACAAGAATCCGCAGCCACGTGCGGACGTCGACCGTCTGCGGGCTTCCGACGTGGACATCTACATCCACGCGCCCTACCGGCTGAACGTCGCCTCGACCAACAACCGGATCCGCATCCCGAGCCGGAAACTGCTGGTCGCGCACGCCAAGGCGGCCGCCGAGGTGGGTGCGAAAGGGCTGATCGTGCACGGCGGGCACGTCGACGGCGGCGACCTCGCGGCCGGCTTCGACAACTGGCGCAAGGCGTTCGAGTATGCGGAGAAGGACGGCGGTCTGCCCCTCCCGATCCTGATCGAGAACACCGCCGGCGGGGACAACGCGTGTGCTCGCCGCTTCGACAATCTGGCTCGGCTCTGGGAGGCGGTCGGCTCGTTCGGGGCCGGCTTCTGCCTGGACACCTGCCACGCCTTCGCGGGTGGGGAGGACCTGGTCGGCATCGTCGATCGGATCAAGGCCATCACCGGGCGGATCGACCTGATCCACGCCAACGATTCGAAAGGTGGATTCGACTCGGGCCAAGACCGGCACGACAACCTGGGTAATGGGAAGATCGACCCCGAGTTGGTGGTCGCTGCCATTCGTGCTTCCGGTGCTCCCGCCATTGTGGAGACCCCGGGTGGGGTGGAGGGGCAGAGTGCCGACATCGCCCTGCTGCGGGCGCGGTCGGGCGCCTGACGTACTGGTCCGGGGAGGGTCATGACCGAGCAGCCGCAACCGCTCTCGATTCGGTCCGATGGGGATGCCGTGCAGGGGTCGAAGGGGCGACGGCTTTTCGGGATCTTCGGGTCTCGTCGGGCGGATAAAAAGGGCGGATCGGGTTCGACTGAGGCCGAGAAACTGGGACCTCGGGCGGAGCAGATCGCGGCTGGGGCCGGGACGGCGGGTGAGTCCGGGGCCGCCAAGCTGAAGGCCGCTGTTTCGGCGGATAAATCGGATAAAGACGCTGAGTCGGATTCGGCGGGCACGAGCAGCGGCGCCGGCGACACCGCGGCCAAGGATTCGGCAGCTGCGGGTGGGGGCGAGGAGGGGTCCGGCGGTCCACATGGGAGCCCGGCGAGGCGGAAGCGGAAGGCGCTCCCGGAGACCCGGCCGCCGGGAGCTCCGGAGGACCCCTGGACGGCATTCACCGCCATCGCGGCGGAGAAGCCGCCGGGCCGGATCCGGCGTGGATTCCGGGCCGTCCGGCGCACGTTCGTGCATGAGTACGCGCTGGCCGCCTATGTGTCCGCGGTTCTTGCGATCGGGCTGACCTGGCCGACACTGCGGTACCCACTGCACACGCTGCCGCAGGACCTGGGCGACCCGTCGCGGCAGGCTTGGCAGGTGTCCTGGCTGGGCCACGTGCTGCGGACGAACCCGGTCAAGCTGTGGCAATCAAACGCCTACTTCCCCAACCCCAACAGCTTTGCGTACGGCGACAGCCTGCTCGGATATGCCGGCTTCGGTCTGGTCGGGGACGGGCCGGGCGCTGCCGTGCTGCGGTACAACATCCTCTTCGTGCTGGCGCACGCTCTGCTGCTGTTCGGTGCGTATGCGCTGGTGCGGCAGCTCGGGGCACGGCCGATGGGTGCGGCGGTGGCGGCGGCCGCCTTTGCGTACGCGCCGTGGCGTCTTGCCCAGGAAGGGCATCTCGACATCATCTCGGCAGGGGCGATTCCGCTGGCGTTGGCGCTGCTGGCGCGGGGGCACGGGTGGTCGTTGCGCTACGGGTTCCGGCCGGATCGGCGGCGGGCGGCGTGGGCGGCGCTCGGCTGGGTGGTGGCGACCTGGCAGTTGAGTCTTGGGTTCTCGCTGGGGCTTCCGTTCGCTTATGTGCTTGCGGGGGTTGTGCTGTTTCTGCTGGTGGGGGTGCCGGTTCGGCGGATTCGTCGGCGGTGGCGGGAGAAGCGGCGGGAGAAGGAGCGGGGCGGCTCGGCAGAGTCGGGCGCGGCAGGGTCGGGCGCGGCAGGGTCGGGCGCGGCAGGGTCGGGCGCGGCAGGGTCCGGCTCGGCAGGGTCCGGCTCGGCAGGGTCCGGCTCGGCAGGGTCCGGCGGGAAGGCGGCGAGTGCTGCGGCCTCCGGCAAGGTCGACGAGAAGGATGCTGGGGCGGGCGGAGCCGGCGAGGAAGCGGCGCGTGACGAGGACTCCGACAAAGCCGGGAAGAAAGTGGGTTCGCGGGGGGACGGGTCTGGCCATGAGACGGTGGGCGACAAGGCCGCCGCTGTTGCTGCGGAGAAGCGGCAGGCAGCGAGTCCGGCTTCGACGGAACGGGCTGCGGGCTCGCCGGGCACGGCCGGGGCGGAATCGGTCAAGCCGGGACCGGGTGCGGGTGATGCCGGCAAGGCAGCGGCCCGGGCGACGGATGTCGGTGAGGGCGCGCCGCGCGACGAGGTGCCGAGCAAGGCTGAAGCGCGCGGTGAAGTGCCGAGCAAGGGTGAAGCGCGCGCTGAGGGGCCGAGCAAGACTGAAGCGCGGGACGGGCTGCCGAGTAAGGCAGGGGCGCGCGACGGGGTGGTCAGCGGTCCGGAAATCCGTAAGGAGCGGTCGGCCAAAAAGGATGCGGCCCACGATGGGCCTTCCAGGGACGAATCCGGCGAAGATGACGCGGACCTGGCCTCATCCGGCAAGGCTGAGACGGGCGAGGATGAGAGTGGCAAGGACGCTTCCGGCAAGGACGTTGGTGAGTCTGCGGCCAGCCAGGACGCTGGCGGCAGAGGCTCGGCTGACAAGTCGGAGTCGGGCGAGAGCAAGCCTGGTGAAAGCAAGGTAGCCGCTGGTAAGGCCGGTGATGAGAAACCGGGTGAGGGCAAGGCTGACAAGGGTGAAGCCGGCGGGGGCGAGGTCGGCGAGAGTAAGCCTGGTGAGAACGAGGCCGCGGGCGGCAAGGCCCGTGATGCCGGTGGCGACAAAACCGGTGGCGACAAGGCCGGTAGTGAAAAGGCTGACGGCGGCAAGGCCGGTGACAGCAAGCCCGACGACAAGCCCGACGGCGGCAAGACCGGTGACAGCAAGGCGGTTGACGACAAGGCTGACGGCGGCAAGGCCGCTGACAGCAAGCCCGACGGCAGCAAGGCCGCTGACAGCAAGACCGGTGGCGGGGCGACTGGTGGCAACAAAACCGGTGGCGGCAAGGCTGGCGGGGGCAAGGCTGGCCGGAGGTGGGCTGGCGGTCGAAGGCGGGCTGGGAAGGTTGGGCCTCGGCGGGAGAGTCGGGCGGTCCTTGGCTGGCGGCTCCTGGTTGCCAACGTGCTGGGGGTGTTGTTCTTCCTCGGGGTCGGTGCGGTGATTGCGATTCCGTATCTGCGGGCGCCGGACTCGGCGACCCGGAGTACGGAGATCGACTTCTTCTCGCCGCCGGTGCGGAGCCTGTTGATCGGGCCGGCCGAATCGCGGATCTGGGGTGCCGCGCACGCCACACCGCGGGCCTCGCTGGCCTGGCCGGCGGAGATGTCGTTGCTTCCCGGGTTCGTGCTCTATGCGCTGGCCCTGGCGGGACTGATCTTCTCGATCTGGCGGTGGCGGCAGCGACTGGTCCTGGTGCTGTCCCTGGCAGCCGCGGTGATCCTCACTCTGGGCACGAAGTTCTTCGGCGGACGGTGGACCTATCTGCCGCTCTTCGGGCACTTCCCGGCCTCGTTCGACCTGCGCATCTCCGGTCGGCTGATGCTCTGGACGACGTTGCTGCTGGCGGTTCTGGCGGCCGGGGCGATCGACGAGTTCGTGCGGCGGATCGAGCACTTCGCGGCGCAGCGCACGCCGCCGTGGCCGAGTCCGTGGCTGCGGATGGCGACCACCATTCCCCTGCTCCTGGTGGTGCTGGAGGGGTGGAACGCGACTGCGCATCCGGTGGTTCCGGTCCAGCCGGCCGCTTTGCGTACGGTGGGTGGCCCGATGCTCGTGCTGCCGACGGCGGAGCTCAGCGACCAGACCGTTCAGCTGTGGAGCACGTCGCGATACCAGCAGGTGACCAACGGCGGCGGGATTGTGGCTGCCGCCAACCAGGCGGAGATGCGGCAGAAGGTCACGTCGTTCCCGGACCTGGCGAGCATTCAGTACCTGCGGGAGAAGGGGGTCGGCACGGTTCTGCTGATCCGGTCCGAGGTTGTCGGCACGCCTTGGGAGCAGGCGGGTGATCTTCCGGTCGACGCGCTCGGCATCCGTCGCGAGGACCTTCCCGACGCGGTCGTCTTCCGGCTGAGCTGAGAGTCGCACCGCCGGGAGGGGCGCGGAACTTCGCCGCGCAGGCGGGACGGAGCTCGGAGCCGCGCAGGCGGCACGGGGCTCCGAGCTGCGCTGGGCGCGTTGGGCCGGACTTAGCGGGCCGGGGGCAAGGCTGGGCGGCGCGGGTGAGGACTGGCGCTGGTGCTGGATCGCACGGGACCGGGCTGGCGCTGGCGCTGGATCGCACGGGACCGGGCTCTGGCACTGGATGGCACGGGACCGGGCTGGCGCTGGATGACACGGGACCGAGGTCACACGGGACCAGGGCTGGCGCTGGGCGGGACCGGGCTGAGGGCGTACCGAAAGCGAAAACCGGAAGCGGAAGCGGCCGGGAGAGAGAAGCGAAGCGGGGCACACCCGAAGGTGTGCCCCGCCCGGAGAAACAAGCTAGACCTTGGCCATCACCGGCGGCTCCGGCGGCAGACCGACCGGCGCCACCGGCGGCCGGCCGAAGCCGAGCGACCACCGCAACCGCTGCACCCAGCCCTCATCCGGGCCTTCCGCCAAGCCGGCGTCCGGATCGGCCCCACCGTAGGTCTGCCGGACCGCATCCAGCTCCGGCCGCCAGATCTCCCGGATCACCAGGCCGCACAGCACCCCCACGGTGATCAGCCGCAGGGCGGAGGCCAGCACGAACGTGCCCTCCGGGATCACCGACTTGCCGCCGTCGCCGGCGCCGATCAGCTCGGCGTAGAACGCGGCGAAGTAGCAGATCTCGGCGACGGTCCAGGCCAGGATCGCGCCCCACTTCGGGCGGGCCAGGACGATCAGCGGGAGCAGCCACAGCACATACTGCTGCGACCAGACCTTGCTGAAGATCAGGAAGAAGGCGACGACCAGGAACGCCAGCTGGGCCAGGCGTGGCGGCTGCGGGGCGAGCAGACCGAGCACCAGCAGGCCGAAGCAGGCCAGGCCGAAGAGCGCGTAGGTCACCAGGTTGAGCGTGGGCACGTGGTCGCTGAGCCACTGGAACGGGCCGCCTCCGGTGCTGCTCCACTTACCGTCGAGGTACCGGCCGACGTACCAGAAAGTGCCCCAGTCGACCGGCCGCTCCGAGTTGAGCCGGAAGAACCGCAGCCACGCCTCGTGCTGCCAGTACCAGACCGGGAAGTTGACCACGGCCCAGGCGACCACCGCGCCCACCGTCGCCAGGAGCCAGGAACGCAGCCGCCCGGAGCGCAACGCGATGATGAACAGCGGCCCGATGATGAACAGCGGCCACAGTTTGGCCGCGCCGCCGAGCCCGAGCAGGACGCCGGCCCACAGCGGCTGCCGGCGCACCCACAGCAGCAGGCCGATGGCGGCCAGGCCGATCGCCAGGAAGTCCCAGTTGACCGTGGCGGTCACCAGGATGATCGGGGAGAGCGCGAAGATCGCCGCGTCCCACGGCCTTCGTCGGCGCAGCGCCAGGATCACTCCCACCGTGATCACCGCGAACAGCGACAGGACCAGAGCATTGGCGTTGTAGAACCAGCTGCCCTGGTTGATGTCCGGGTGCTTCACCCCGTACCAGTGCACCGGCAGCCCGAGTGCCCCCATGAAGTAACCGGTGACGACCGGGTACTCGACCTGGTGGTTGACGTAGGGGACGGCGCCGTCGCTCAGACCCTCGGCGTAGTAGAGGGCGAGCACGTCGGTGTAGCAGAACCGGGTGTACTGGATGTTTTTCTGCCAGTCGCCGCTCATGCAGGGCGATTTCTGCACCCAGGACAGCGCCAGGATCAGGCAGGTCAGGGCCATGATGATCCGCGACGCGGTCCAGAACCGGCCGGGCCGGGCCTCCGGACGGGTCGCGTGCGAGCCGAGCGGCCCGCCGATGAGTTGCGACAGCCCCCGCACGAAACCGTCCGAGGTCGCGGTGGAGGTAGAAACGCTGGGGCCGTCGCTGGGGGCGTCGGGCCGATCGGGGGACGGTTGCGCGCTCATGTCTTGGCATCATGCCGCATCAACGTCGAAGATCGACCGCCGACCGGATACGGCACACCGAGAGATACCGGATGAAAAGCGGCGCCCACCTCGATGAGGTGGGCGCCGCTCAGATCAGTGGGACATCAACCGCCGTTACCGCCGTTACCGCCAGTGCCGCCGTTGCCCCCATTACCGCCGTTGCCACCGTTACCGCCGCCGGTGTTACCCGTGTTGTTGCCGGGGCCGCCGCCGTTGTCCTGGTTCTGGCAGAGGATCGACAGCGCGCCGTTACAGACCCCGCTGTTGTCCTGGACCGGGTCCGGCGGCGGCGTCTGGCCGTTGCCGCGCGAGTCGTCACCGCCGGGGATCCGATCCGGGAAGCTGGCCTTCTCCCAGTCCTTCTTCTCGGCCACCGTGTCGAGGAACTTCTTCCAGATCGACGCCGGCGTGCCGGAGCCGAACATCTTCTTGCCGCTCTCCTCGGTCAGCGGCACGCGGTTCTTCTTGCCGCCGACCCAGACGGTGGCGGCCAGCTGCGGGATGCCGCCGACGAACCAGGCATCACCGTTGGCGCTGCTGTTCGTGGAGTTGAGCTCCCACGAACCACTCTTGGCGATCGCGTCCCGGCCGTTCGCCAGGGTGTGCTTGGCATGCTCCGGGATCCGCTTCAGCACGCCGGTCAGGTCGGACATCTGCTGCGCGTCGAAGACCTTGGTGCCTTCCTTGGTGACCGTGGTCAGGCTCTTCGTCTTACCGGTGGCCTGGTCGACCGCCTTGATCGACTTGATGAAATGCGTCTGGTGGCGGACGCCCTGCGCCACGATCGTGGCGACGCCGGTCGCGTGCTCCAGCGGGACCACCCGGAACTGGCCGAAACCGACCTCACTGCTGAAGTTGTTGTGCAGCGTCTCCGGGCTGGCCTTCTCCAGGTCGATGCGCTCGCCCTGCGGGTGCTTGTCCGTGGAGTTGGTCCAGATGTACCGGATACCGGCCTTCTTGGCCGTGGCGAGGACCTTCTCGGAGCCGAGCTGGTCGGCGATCCAGTAGAACGGGAAGTTGTAGGACCGGACGGTCGCCGTCTCCAGGTCACAGAACTTGATCTTGCCGTCACACAGGCTGTCGTCGGCACCGGCATTACTGATCTTCTTGCCGTTGGCCCGGGTCTTGGTGCCGTCCCAGGTGGTCTTGAAGGAGTAGTTGTTGGCCAGTGCCGTGGTCGCCGTGTAGATCTTGAAGGACGAGGCCGGTGACTGTCCGCCGCCGTTCTCGATCACGCCGTTGCCGTCACCGTCCATGTAACCGGCGTAGTCGGTGCCGGTCGGATCGTCACCGCCGTAGTAACCGAGCACCTCGCCGGTGTCCGGATCGATGCCGATCACCGCGGCCTGATACGTGGCCGGACGTCCGTGCAGCGGCGATTCGTCGCTCTTGCGGGAGCCGGCTTCCTCAGCCGCCTTCTGGATCACCGGGTCGATCGTGGTGGTGATCGTCAGACCACCACGCTCCTGGGCGTCGCTGTTGATGCCGAGCTGGTTCAGCTCGTACGTCACGTGCCGCAGAATCATGCCGACCGGCTTGCCGTCCGCGCAGGTCTTGCAGGTGGCGCTGGCCTTGTTCGGCAGCGGCTGAGGCCAGACCCGCTTGTCGTAGACGTCCTTGGTGATCCAGCCCATGTCGTACATGTTGCGCATCGTGTACTCCCACCGGATCTTGGCATCGGTGGGGTTGATGTTCGGGTCGTAACCCTTGTGCGTGGCGGTCGGGTAGGGCTGCTTGATGATCGAGGCGATCGCCGCGGCCTGGTAGGCGTTGATCTCCTTGCGGCCGCCGGACCCCTTCTGGACGATGCTGACGTTGTAGTAGCCGTTCGCCGCGGCCTCCGCGCCGAGCCGGCCCTCGCCGAGGTCGATGTAGTTCAGGTACAGCCCCATGATCTCGGGCTTGGTGTACTTCGACTCCAGCTTGCGGGCGATCACGGCCTCGCGCAGCTTGCGGCTGTAGCTGATGTCCTTCAGGTCGGCGACGTGTCGCGCGTACTGCTGGGTGATGGTGGACGCGCCCTGCTTGTCACCGCCGGTGAAGTTGTTCCAGGCGGCGCGGGCGATGCCCTTCATGTCGATGCCGTTGTGGGTGTAGAAGTTCTTGTCCTCAGCGGCGGCGACGGCGTGCGCCATGGTGTCGCTGATGTTCTGGTACGGCACGTTGACCCGGGGCTTGCCCAGCTTGGCGAGCGTCTGGCCCTTGGCGTTGAGGACGACGTTCATCTGGTCCTCAGCCTTGGGCGTGGGGAGCTCGACGTCATCGAAGAAGTAGGTGCCACCCACGATGCCGGCGCCGATCATGATGACCAGCACGGCGGCCGCCGCGGTCAGGATGTTCGCACGGCGGTACTTCTTGTCGGCCTTGGTCCGCGGGCGCTTGCCCCCGCCACCGCCGCCGACGCCGGCGGAACCCCCGCCGGACGTGGGAGGCGGCACCGACGCGCGGCCACCGACTGACGCGGCACCGACCGACGCACGGCCTGGGGCGGCCGAGCCCACGGAGGCGGAGCCGACCGAGGCGCGCCCGCCGACCGAGGCGGAGCCCACCGACGCCGAACCCACCGACGCGGAGCCGACCGAAGCCGAACCGGATGGCCGCCGATAGGCATCGGGTGCGGGACGTTGCTCGTCCGGTCCGGAAGCAGCGGACGGCCCGGGCACTCGGGCCCGGGCTCGTGCGTTCTGCGGATCGCCGTACGCGTTCATTCCTTCACACCTACCGTTCGCGGGGGCGCGGCCCGCCCCGCCGGGAGATGCTCCCGGAGGCCGCGCCACGAGCGGGCGTTTGAGGCTGCGTCACCGGCAGCCGATGGTTCCGACACCGAAAACGAGCCTGTCCTAAACGTGTCCACGTTACTGACATCGATCCGGTTCACCGTCGGCCCTCCCCGACCTGTGAAACAGAACCCGTTTTCCATTGAATCGGGGACTCGTCCTCACCGAGCGCGTCGCGACCGAGCACGTAGCGCTCGATGAGGTGGTTCCAGGAGCAGGAGCGGCACACCTCGACGACGAAGACCTGGAACTCACGCAGCGTCATCGCGAGGACCGGCAACTCGGCAACTTTGTGCGCCTGGCCGGCGGACTGCTTCAGCTCGTCGCCA
Above is a genomic segment from Actinoplanes ianthinogenes containing:
- a CDS encoding transglycosylase domain-containing protein, giving the protein MPPPTSGGGSAGVGGGGGGKRPRTKADKKYRRANILTAAAAVLVIMIGAGIVGGTYFFDDVELPTPKAEDQMNVVLNAKGQTLAKLGKPRVNVPYQNISDTMAHAVAAAEDKNFYTHNGIDMKGIARAAWNNFTGGDKQGASTITQQYARHVADLKDISYSRKLREAVIARKLESKYTKPEIMGLYLNYIDLGEGRLGAEAAANGYYNVSIVQKGSGGRKEINAYQAAAIASIIKQPYPTATHKGYDPNINPTDAKIRWEYTMRNMYDMGWITKDVYDKRVWPQPLPNKASATCKTCADGKPVGMILRHVTYELNQLGINSDAQERGGLTITTTIDPVIQKAAEEAGSRKSDESPLHGRPATYQAAVIGIDPDTGEVLGYYGGDDPTGTDYAGYMDGDGNGVIENGGGQSPASSFKIYTATTALANNYSFKTTWDGTKTRANGKKISNAGADDSLCDGKIKFCDLETATVRSYNFPFYWIADQLGSEKVLATAKKAGIRYIWTNSTDKHPQGERIDLEKASPETLHNNFSSEVGFGQFRVVPLEHATGVATIVAQGVRHQTHFIKSIKAVDQATGKTKSLTTVTKEGTKVFDAQQMSDLTGVLKRIPEHAKHTLANGRDAIAKSGSWELNSTNSSANGDAWFVGGIPQLAATVWVGGKKNRVPLTEESGKKMFGSGTPASIWKKFLDTVAEKKDWEKASFPDRIPGGDDSRGNGQTPPPDPVQDNSGVCNGALSILCQNQDNGGGPGNNTGNTGGGNGGNGGNGGNGGTGGNGGNGG
- a CDS encoding DUF5318 domain-containing protein encodes the protein MRTQRQVVDYSLQRRAVLRDVRNGKVSPLEVCDASPYLKNAATFHGEPTEERCPICRRDNLTLVHYVYGDELKQSAGQAHKVAELPVLAMTLREFQVFVVEVCRSCSWNHLIERYVLGRDALGEDESPIQWKTGSVSQVGEGRR
- a CDS encoding deoxyribonuclease IV, whose product is MRIGAHVDSADPLAEAAARGAEAVQFFLSDPQSYKNPQPRADVDRLRASDVDIYIHAPYRLNVASTNNRIRIPSRKLLVAHAKAAAEVGAKGLIVHGGHVDGGDLAAGFDNWRKAFEYAEKDGGLPLPILIENTAGGDNACARRFDNLARLWEAVGSFGAGFCLDTCHAFAGGEDLVGIVDRIKAITGRIDLIHANDSKGGFDSGQDRHDNLGNGKIDPELVVAAIRASGAPAIVETPGGVEGQSADIALLRARSGA
- a CDS encoding glycosyltransferase family 87 protein, whose product is MSAQPSPDRPDAPSDGPSVSTSTATSDGFVRGLSQLIGGPLGSHATRPEARPGRFWTASRIIMALTCLILALSWVQKSPCMSGDWQKNIQYTRFCYTDVLALYYAEGLSDGAVPYVNHQVEYPVVTGYFMGALGLPVHWYGVKHPDINQGSWFYNANALVLSLFAVITVGVILALRRRRPWDAAIFALSPIILVTATVNWDFLAIGLAAIGLLLWVRRQPLWAGVLLGLGGAAKLWPLFIIGPLFIIALRSGRLRSWLLATVGAVVAWAVVNFPVWYWQHEAWLRFFRLNSERPVDWGTFWYVGRYLDGKWSSTGGGPFQWLSDHVPTLNLVTYALFGLACFGLLVLGLLAPQPPRLAQLAFLVVAFFLIFSKVWSQQYVLWLLPLIVLARPKWGAILAWTVAEICYFAAFYAELIGAGDGGKSVIPEGTFVLASALRLITVGVLCGLVIREIWRPELDAVRQTYGGADPDAGLAEGPDEGWVQRLRWSLGFGRPPVAPVGLPPEPPVMAKV